The following proteins are co-located in the Dyadobacter chenwenxiniae genome:
- a CDS encoding c-type cytochrome yields the protein MNIPFRKDAKFCSFFSYSKTFIASVALAILLGVPNLIYAQDSTAAAGGAAAGAAPAGGGDAAKGETLFKNNCAQCHAVTDERVVGPGLKGASGRHDFAWLAKWVRNSQAVIASGDPYGVKIYNEYSKAQMTSFPNLSDDDIKGIFAYVDQAGSAAPAAAAPAAGGASAGTASAQGGGPSDLFVIVLAALVVVMLLVLGVLLVIVSLLSKAVSGEGEVVEKGDFMGRLGNSLKRIASDPAIRSATIWIFVLLVLKATLDGAYSVGVQQGYAPKQPISFSHKLHAGEYKIDCNYCHTGVNRGKSAHIPSANICMNCHGVIKKESPEIQKIYTSIENNQPIEWVRVHNLPDLAYFNHAQHVNVGGLECQNCHGEVEKMEVIQQRSSLTMGWCIDCHRKTEVNTKDNKYYDKLVQLHAGESKEALKVADIGGLECSKCHY from the coding sequence ATGAATATACCATTCCGAAAGGACGCTAAGTTTTGTTCCTTCTTTAGTTACTCAAAAACATTTATAGCCAGTGTCGCTCTTGCTATTTTATTAGGTGTTCCTAACTTAATATACGCACAGGACAGCACAGCAGCTGCGGGCGGGGCCGCTGCGGGGGCAGCTCCAGCTGGTGGAGGTGATGCCGCAAAAGGTGAAACGTTATTTAAAAACAATTGCGCGCAGTGCCATGCTGTCACAGACGAGCGCGTAGTTGGCCCAGGCCTTAAAGGTGCAAGCGGCCGTCATGACTTTGCGTGGCTTGCCAAGTGGGTTCGTAATTCCCAGGCTGTGATCGCTTCGGGTGATCCCTATGGAGTTAAAATTTACAATGAATATTCCAAAGCGCAGATGACGAGCTTCCCTAATTTATCAGATGATGATATTAAAGGAATCTTTGCATATGTGGATCAGGCTGGATCTGCTGCTCCTGCGGCAGCTGCCCCTGCGGCAGGTGGTGCTTCTGCCGGAACTGCTTCTGCGCAAGGAGGTGGTCCTTCCGATTTATTTGTCATTGTTCTTGCTGCGCTGGTAGTAGTGATGCTGCTTGTATTAGGCGTTCTTCTTGTGATCGTCTCGTTGCTTTCAAAAGCGGTTAGCGGCGAAGGAGAGGTTGTTGAAAAGGGAGACTTCATGGGGCGCCTTGGCAACTCACTAAAAAGAATTGCTTCCGATCCCGCGATTCGTTCGGCAACGATCTGGATCTTCGTTTTGCTTGTTTTAAAGGCAACATTGGATGGTGCGTATAGTGTGGGTGTGCAACAAGGTTACGCACCAAAACAGCCGATTTCATTCTCGCACAAATTACACGCAGGTGAGTATAAGATCGACTGTAATTATTGCCACACCGGTGTTAATCGTGGTAAATCGGCGCACATTCCTTCTGCCAACATTTGTATGAACTGTCACGGCGTTATCAAAAAGGAATCTCCTGAAATTCAGAAAATTTACACTTCTATCGAGAACAATCAGCCGATTGAATGGGTGCGTGTTCACAACTTACCCGACCTGGCTTATTTTAATCACGCTCAACACGTTAATGTTGGCGGACTTGAATGTCAGAACTGTCACGGCGAAGTTGAAAAAATGGAAGTGATCCAGCAACGCTCATCCTTAACGATGGGATGGTGTATCGACTGTCACCGTAAAACGGAGGTTAATACCAAGGATAATAAGTACTACGATAAGTTGGTACAACTGCACGCTGGCGAAAGCAAAGAAGCATTGAAAGTTGCTGATATAGGTGGGTTGGAGTGTTCTAAATGCCACTATTAA
- the rpsA gene encoding 30S ribosomal protein S1, whose amino-acid sequence MSKEIQTQPLPDFDWDKAADKGFGTGYSTADRDRFEQMYETTISPVQEKEVVKGIVVGITDREVILNIGFKSDGIVSSNEFRDLPGMKIGDEVEVYVENQEDAQGQLVLSRKKAKVITAWDNIQKSFDEDVVIDANVKRRTKGGLIVDIFGIEAFLPGSQIDVKPIRDFDIFVGKRMEVKVVKINYANDNVVVSHKILIEKDLEAQRQQILNNLEKGQVLEGVIKNMTNFGVFIDLGGVDGLLHITDISWGRINHPSDLLALDQKLNVVVLDFDEEKKRISLGLKQLQSHPWDSLAEEIQVGSKVTGRIVNVADYGAFLEIKPGVEGLIHVSEMSWSQHLRNPQEFMNVNDEISAVVLTLDRNERKMSLGIKQLTEDPWTQASLKDKYAIGTRHKGVVRNLTNFGLFIELEEGIDGLVHVSDLSWTKKIKHPSDFVKVNDELEVVVLELDADNRRLALGHKQLEENPWDTFESIFEVGSVHKSTIVAKGDKFATLELPYGIEGVSAIKNLTKEDGTVAEVGESLDFTVLEFLKDEKKIVLTHSKVTKAAPAPEEKKEDRPAKAQSSAPAKSAPVADSTKEGEKSTFGDLSVLSALKEQMEESEKKGKK is encoded by the coding sequence ATGTCTAAGGAAATTCAAACTCAACCACTTCCCGATTTCGATTGGGATAAAGCAGCAGACAAAGGTTTCGGTACAGGTTATTCAACTGCGGACCGCGATCGTTTCGAACAAATGTATGAGACTACGATTTCTCCTGTTCAGGAAAAAGAAGTAGTAAAAGGTATTGTAGTTGGTATTACAGACAGGGAAGTTATCCTTAACATCGGTTTCAAATCTGATGGTATCGTTTCTTCCAATGAATTCCGCGATTTGCCAGGAATGAAAATTGGCGACGAAGTGGAAGTTTACGTAGAAAACCAGGAAGACGCTCAAGGTCAGCTTGTTCTTTCACGCAAAAAAGCCAAAGTTATTACAGCATGGGATAACATTCAGAAATCGTTCGACGAGGATGTTGTTATTGATGCTAACGTGAAAAGAAGAACCAAGGGTGGTCTTATTGTTGATATATTCGGCATCGAGGCTTTCTTGCCAGGTTCACAAATCGATGTTAAACCAATCCGCGATTTCGACATTTTTGTTGGAAAACGTATGGAGGTTAAAGTTGTTAAGATCAATTACGCAAATGATAACGTAGTTGTTTCTCACAAAATATTGATCGAAAAAGATCTTGAAGCACAACGTCAGCAAATCTTGAACAACCTTGAAAAAGGCCAGGTTCTGGAAGGCGTTATCAAGAACATGACAAACTTCGGTGTGTTCATTGACCTTGGTGGTGTTGATGGTCTTCTTCACATTACAGACATTTCATGGGGTCGTATCAACCACCCATCTGACTTGCTTGCGCTTGATCAGAAATTGAACGTGGTTGTTCTTGACTTTGATGAAGAGAAAAAACGTATCTCTCTTGGCTTGAAACAACTTCAGTCTCACCCATGGGATTCTCTTGCAGAAGAAATCCAGGTTGGATCGAAAGTTACAGGTCGTATCGTTAATGTTGCTGACTACGGCGCATTCCTTGAAATCAAACCAGGTGTTGAAGGTTTGATCCACGTTTCTGAAATGTCATGGTCTCAGCACCTGCGCAATCCTCAGGAATTCATGAACGTAAATGATGAGATCAGTGCAGTAGTTTTGACACTGGATCGTAACGAGCGCAAAATGTCTCTTGGAATTAAGCAACTGACTGAGGATCCTTGGACACAGGCTTCGTTGAAAGACAAGTATGCAATCGGAACACGTCACAAAGGAGTTGTTCGCAACCTTACTAACTTCGGTTTGTTCATCGAGCTTGAAGAAGGAATCGACGGTCTTGTACACGTATCTGACCTTTCTTGGACTAAGAAAATCAAACATCCTTCGGATTTCGTTAAAGTAAATGACGAGCTTGAAGTTGTTGTTCTTGAATTGGATGCGGACAACCGTCGTCTGGCTCTTGGTCACAAACAACTTGAAGAAAACCCATGGGATACTTTCGAAAGCATCTTTGAAGTGGGTTCTGTTCATAAATCTACAATCGTTGCAAAAGGTGATAAATTCGCAACACTTGAACTTCCTTACGGAATCGAAGGCGTTTCGGCTATTAAAAACCTGACTAAGGAAGATGGCACAGTGGCAGAAGTTGGTGAAAGCCTTGACTTCACTGTCCTTGAATTCTTGAAAGACGAGAAGAAAATAGTTCTTACGCATTCCAAAGTAACCAAAGCAGCGCCTGCTCCTGAGGAGAAGAAAGAAGACCGTCCTGCGAAAGCACAGTCGTCTGCTCCTGCGAAAAGTGCTCCTGTTGCGGATTCAACCAAAGAAGGTGAGAAATCTACTTTCGGAGACTTGAGCGTTCTTTCAGCATTGAAAGAGCAAATGGAAGAAAGCGAAAAGAAAGGAAAAAAGTAA
- a CDS encoding DUF3341 domain-containing protein yields the protein MAELSGKYLVGVYDDDDTVLHAVPKLRKAGVKIKEVYSPFPIHGLDEALGHPRTRIGIAAFMFGVTGCCVALTLMIWTMGIDWPMIVGGKDPISIPNYIPITFELTVLFTAFGMVTTFFISNGLGPGTHFHPRFDLRSTDNKFVMAIDLGRNSMSEDEISRALKDSGAEEVNIKQF from the coding sequence ATGGCAGAATTATCTGGTAAATATTTGGTCGGAGTCTACGACGATGACGATACTGTTCTTCACGCAGTGCCAAAGCTCAGAAAAGCAGGAGTAAAAATTAAAGAAGTGTATTCTCCTTTTCCGATTCACGGATTGGACGAAGCGTTAGGTCACCCAAGAACAAGGATCGGGATTGCCGCATTTATGTTCGGGGTTACGGGATGCTGTGTTGCACTGACGTTGATGATCTGGACAATGGGAATTGATTGGCCGATGATCGTCGGTGGCAAGGATCCGATTTCGATACCAAACTATATTCCTATTACTTTCGAGCTTACTGTTTTGTTCACGGCTTTTGGAATGGTAACAACATTCTTTATTTCAAATGGCCTGGGACCCGGTACTCACTTTCATCCGAGGTTTGACTTGCGATCGACAGATAACAAATTTGTAATGGCGATAGATCTGGGAAGAAATTCAATGTCAGAAGATGAGATTTCAAGGGCATTGAAAGATAGCGGAGCAGAGGAAGTCAACATTAAGCAATTTTAA
- the nrfD gene encoding NrfD/PsrC family molybdoenzyme membrane anchor subunit yields the protein MHVTSPVREPLIQGGKTYADVTEDICRHVEGAPTKEWKIAFGLSLIVLAYGSVCLAWTWWEGLGVWGLNKTVGWAWDITNFVWWVGIGHAGTLISAILLLFRQKWRTSINRAAEAMTIFAVICAASFILMHMGRPWMAYWALPLPNAFGSLWVNFNSPLVWDVFAISTYFSVSLVFWYIGLIPDLATIRDRATSKISRLMYGTFAMGWDGSAKTWARYEYISLILAGLSTPLVLSVHTIVSMDFATSVIPGWHTTIFPPYFVAGAIFSGFAMVQNLMLITRVVYKLEDYITLEHIETMNKVITLTGSVVGVAYITEFFIAWYSGVEYEYYAFFNRMTGPYWWAYWAMMTCNVISPQLFWSRKLRRSITFTFFISVVVNIGMWFERFVIIVTSLHRDYIPSSWAMFSPTRYDIGDYIFSFGLFFTLFLLFSKYLPVVNMAEVKAVIRSTSANLPTKIAGVAKVRQRGTAEPAFDKDKE from the coding sequence ATGCATGTTACTTCACCTGTAAGAGAACCACTGATCCAAGGTGGGAAAACGTACGCAGACGTAACGGAAGACATTTGTCGGCATGTTGAAGGAGCTCCAACCAAGGAATGGAAAATTGCTTTTGGGCTTTCTCTGATTGTTTTGGCTTATGGATCGGTTTGTCTTGCATGGACTTGGTGGGAAGGGCTTGGCGTATGGGGTCTTAACAAGACAGTTGGCTGGGCATGGGATATCACAAACTTCGTTTGGTGGGTTGGTATCGGTCACGCCGGAACCCTGATTTCAGCGATCTTGCTCTTGTTCCGTCAGAAGTGGAGAACATCTATTAACCGTGCGGCAGAAGCGATGACTATTTTTGCGGTTATCTGCGCGGCATCATTTATCCTTATGCACATGGGCCGTCCCTGGATGGCATATTGGGCGCTTCCGCTTCCAAACGCGTTCGGATCTCTTTGGGTTAACTTCAACTCACCGCTTGTTTGGGACGTATTTGCAATCAGCACATACTTCTCGGTTTCGTTGGTATTCTGGTACATTGGTCTTATTCCTGACCTTGCTACAATCCGCGACCGTGCAACGAGCAAAATCTCCCGTTTGATGTACGGAACATTTGCAATGGGATGGGACGGATCAGCAAAAACTTGGGCTCGTTACGAATACATCAGCTTAATTCTTGCAGGTCTTTCAACCCCGCTTGTACTTTCGGTTCACACCATTGTAAGTATGGACTTTGCAACGTCCGTAATTCCAGGATGGCATACGACAATTTTCCCTCCTTACTTCGTTGCAGGTGCGATCTTCTCCGGGTTTGCAATGGTTCAAAACCTCATGCTTATCACAAGGGTTGTTTACAAGCTTGAAGATTACATCACATTAGAGCACATTGAAACAATGAACAAGGTTATCACATTAACCGGTTCTGTGGTTGGTGTGGCCTACATTACCGAGTTCTTTATCGCTTGGTATTCAGGTGTTGAATATGAATATTATGCATTCTTCAACCGTATGACTGGACCTTATTGGTGGGCATATTGGGCGATGATGACTTGTAACGTAATTTCTCCACAGCTTTTCTGGTCAAGAAAACTGCGCAGAAGCATCACATTTACATTCTTTATTTCGGTAGTTGTAAACATTGGTATGTGGTTCGAGCGTTTCGTGATCATTGTTACTTCGTTGCACCGTGACTATATCCCTTCTAGCTGGGCAATGTTCTCGCCTACCCGTTATGACATTGGTGACTACATTTTCTCATTCGGATTGTTCTTTACCCTATTCCTGTTGTTCTCGAAATATCTGCCGGTGGTGAATATGGCCGAAGTAAAAGCGGTGATCCGTTCAACTTCTGCTAATCTGCCTACAAAAATTGCGGGTGTTGCAAAAGTGAGACAGCGTGGTACGGCAGAACCGGCTTTTGATAAGGACAAAGAATAA
- a CDS encoding TAT-variant-translocated molybdopterin oxidoreductase, with translation MENTNKRYWRGLEELRNDEKFVKEARSEFSDGPTESQYESLVDGAGTHRRDFLKVLGFGMAAVSLAACEAPVKKAIPYVNKPEGEFPTIANWYASTYAEGGDYASILVKTREGRPVKIEPNSLSKTSYGVSARVHASLLGLYDNEKLKGPKKGDDTKVSWDTVDKEIVDQLGRIAAQGGAIRILSSTILSPSTKSVIADFTTKYPTTSHVMYDANSSSAILKGNELSFGKAVFPSYDFSKAKVIVGIDADFLGTWISPDTFSAQFAETRRLGSDKEGKKEMSRHYQFESILSVTGSNADYRTAVKPSQLGLVAASLYNKVAAKLGGSPISAAAIEVPNLDKAATELVAAKGQSLVVSGINDASVQVVINALNSLLGSYGTTINLDKPANYRQGNDVAMNGLIDDVKGGKVAALILFGANPVYDHPRGAELAAALPRVGLSVSFNDRADETSSLLKYICPAPHYLESWNDAEPVAGSYSLAQPAISMIFSTRQAQASLLKWAGLASDYHEYIKAYWRKSVYTQGGTGDFEQFWIKSLHDGVYDAPATLAASGATFAGNLSAAASGIAKKYKASSTGIELALFENIGLGNGFAANNPWLQELPEPITKACWDNHACISQKTAAELGFEQGDVVKVDIKGKAVEVPVIIQPGLANGTVAIAIGFGREKAGKSANGVGKNVYPLAAFADGYLTFAPGEAIVSKTGETREIAQTQTHNTVMNRKSVLQETVLAHFQKDPMAGRFVPKIPTSDGVVDATDLSLWNGHKYKNHSWGMVIDLNTCFGCGSCVISCQAENNIPVVGRQEVINSREMHWLRIDRYYSSDADVEDLRGLEIASENPEVTFQPMLCQHCNNAPCETVCPVLATTHSSEGLNQMTYNRCVGTRYCANNCPYKVRRFNWFKYFDNDNFDYHFNNDLGKMVINPDVTVRSRGVIEKCSMCVHRIQDAKLTAKKERRRIVDGEVNVACASSCPTNAITFGDMNDPESRISKLLEVEKEGRAFHMLEEINVRPQISYLTKVRNKDAAAKAPEKKEHA, from the coding sequence ATGGAAAATACTAATAAAAGATACTGGCGGGGACTGGAAGAGCTGCGGAATGACGAAAAGTTTGTAAAAGAAGCGCGTTCTGAGTTTTCCGACGGACCAACCGAAAGCCAATACGAAAGTTTGGTGGATGGTGCGGGAACCCACCGCCGAGATTTTTTGAAAGTGCTGGGTTTTGGAATGGCTGCTGTATCGTTAGCAGCTTGCGAAGCACCTGTAAAGAAAGCAATACCATACGTTAACAAGCCTGAAGGAGAATTCCCGACCATAGCAAACTGGTACGCATCAACTTACGCCGAAGGCGGAGATTATGCGAGCATTTTGGTCAAAACACGCGAAGGAAGACCTGTTAAGATTGAACCCAATTCTCTTTCTAAAACATCTTATGGTGTAAGCGCACGTGTTCATGCGTCGCTTTTAGGATTGTATGATAACGAAAAATTAAAAGGACCTAAAAAGGGTGACGATACGAAAGTTAGCTGGGATACAGTTGACAAAGAAATAGTTGATCAATTAGGGCGGATCGCTGCACAGGGCGGAGCAATCAGAATTCTTTCTTCTACTATTTTGAGCCCGTCTACGAAATCAGTTATTGCCGATTTCACTACAAAATACCCGACAACTTCGCATGTCATGTATGATGCGAATTCGTCTTCTGCGATTTTGAAAGGAAATGAGCTTTCGTTTGGCAAAGCAGTTTTCCCGTCTTACGATTTCAGTAAAGCAAAGGTAATCGTCGGCATTGACGCTGACTTTCTTGGAACCTGGATTTCTCCTGATACTTTCTCCGCACAGTTTGCAGAAACACGCAGATTGGGCAGCGACAAAGAAGGTAAAAAAGAAATGTCGCGCCACTATCAGTTTGAATCGATTCTTTCAGTTACGGGATCCAATGCTGATTACCGCACGGCAGTAAAACCATCACAGCTAGGACTGGTTGCAGCCTCTCTCTATAATAAAGTGGCAGCCAAATTAGGAGGATCTCCAATCTCAGCTGCTGCGATAGAAGTTCCTAACCTTGACAAAGCAGCAACAGAGTTAGTTGCTGCGAAAGGGCAGTCACTGGTTGTAAGTGGTATTAATGATGCATCTGTTCAGGTGGTTATTAATGCATTGAACAGCTTGCTAGGCAGCTACGGAACGACCATTAACCTGGATAAGCCTGCTAATTATCGTCAAGGAAATGATGTGGCGATGAACGGTTTGATCGACGATGTGAAAGGCGGAAAAGTGGCAGCATTGATTTTATTCGGTGCTAACCCGGTTTACGACCACCCACGTGGGGCAGAACTGGCAGCGGCTTTGCCAAGAGTCGGCCTGAGCGTTTCATTCAATGATCGCGCTGACGAAACATCTTCATTGTTAAAATACATTTGTCCAGCCCCACATTATCTTGAATCCTGGAATGATGCTGAGCCTGTTGCCGGATCTTACAGTCTTGCGCAGCCAGCGATCAGCATGATTTTCAGCACGCGTCAGGCGCAAGCCAGCTTGTTGAAATGGGCAGGATTGGCATCTGATTATCACGAATACATTAAGGCATATTGGAGAAAAAGTGTCTACACACAAGGAGGAACAGGAGATTTTGAGCAATTCTGGATTAAGTCCCTTCATGATGGTGTGTATGACGCGCCTGCAACTCTGGCAGCTTCGGGAGCAACTTTCGCAGGAAATCTAAGCGCGGCAGCTTCCGGAATTGCAAAAAAATATAAAGCTTCTTCTACGGGAATAGAACTTGCCTTGTTCGAAAACATCGGTCTTGGTAACGGATTTGCAGCAAATAACCCATGGCTTCAGGAGTTGCCTGAGCCGATAACCAAAGCGTGCTGGGACAACCACGCATGTATTTCCCAAAAAACAGCTGCAGAGCTTGGCTTCGAGCAGGGAGATGTGGTTAAGGTAGATATTAAAGGAAAAGCGGTTGAAGTGCCGGTAATCATTCAGCCAGGTCTGGCAAATGGAACGGTTGCGATTGCGATTGGATTTGGCCGGGAGAAAGCTGGTAAATCTGCAAATGGTGTTGGAAAGAATGTGTATCCATTGGCTGCATTTGCTGACGGTTATTTGACCTTTGCCCCTGGTGAAGCTATTGTTTCCAAAACAGGTGAAACCAGAGAAATCGCTCAGACTCAGACGCACAACACGGTAATGAACCGTAAATCGGTTTTGCAGGAAACAGTGCTTGCTCATTTCCAGAAAGATCCAATGGCGGGCCGGTTTGTTCCGAAAATCCCGACATCTGATGGAGTTGTTGATGCAACAGATCTGTCTCTTTGGAACGGACATAAATATAAAAACCACTCATGGGGAATGGTCATTGACCTGAACACATGTTTTGGTTGTGGCTCATGCGTAATTAGCTGCCAGGCAGAAAACAACATTCCGGTTGTAGGACGTCAGGAAGTGATCAATAGCCGTGAAATGCATTGGTTACGGATTGACCGCTATTACAGCAGTGACGCGGATGTGGAAGATTTGAGAGGATTGGAAATCGCTTCTGAAAACCCGGAAGTTACGTTCCAGCCAATGCTTTGCCAGCACTGTAACAACGCGCCTTGCGAAACGGTTTGCCCTGTTTTAGCAACTACGCACAGTTCAGAAGGGCTTAACCAAATGACTTACAACCGTTGCGTTGGTACAAGATATTGTGCAAACAACTGCCCTTATAAAGTACGCCGTTTTAACTGGTTCAAATATTTCGACAACGATAACTTTGATTACCACTTCAACAATGATTTAGGTAAAATGGTGATCAATCCTGACGTAACTGTACGTTCGAGAGGAGTTATTGAAAAGTGCTCAATGTGCGTTCACAGAATTCAGGACGCTAAGTTGACTGCTAAGAAAGAAAGAAGACGCATCGTGGATGGAGAAGTAAATGTTGCCTGTGCTTCGTCTTGCCCTACCAACGCGATCACTTTTGGAGATATGAACGATCCTGAAAGCAGAATTTCGAAATTGCTTGAAGTTGAGAAAGAAGGCCGCGCATTCCATATGTTGGAAGAGATTAACGTACGTCCTCAGATTTCTTACCTGACCAAGGTCCGTAACAAAGACGCTGCTGCGAAAGCTCCTGAAAAAAAGGAACACGCTTAA